One stretch of Musicola paradisiaca NCPPB 2511 DNA includes these proteins:
- the amtB gene encoding ammonium transporter AmtB, producing the protein MKKLSLSLGLGAAAMLPAWVLADTPAPVVDKADNAFMMICTALVLFMTIPGLALFYGGLIRGKNVLSMLTQIFVAFALVCILWVIYGYSVAFSTGSPFFGGLTNFMLNGITINSLSGTFYQFIHVAYQASFACITVGLVIGALGERIRFSAVLIFSTLWFTLSYLPMTHMVWGGGYLAADGALDFAGGTVVHINAAVAGLVGALLLGKRVGFGKEAFKPHNLPMVFLGTAILYIGWFGFNAGSAAAANNIAGLAFLTTVVATAAAILAWVIGEWVARGKPSLLGACSGCIAGLVAITPAAGTVGIGGAMIIGFAGGFAGLWGVTVLKRWLRVDDPCDVFGVHGVCGIVGCLLTGIFTSASLGGIGYADGVTMAHQFWVQLFSVIVAIVWSGVAAFISFKIADIAVGLRVPEEQEREGLDVNSHGENAYNQ; encoded by the coding sequence ATGAAGAAACTTTCTTTGTCGTTAGGTCTTGGTGCTGCTGCCATGCTGCCAGCATGGGTGTTGGCCGATACGCCAGCACCTGTCGTTGATAAAGCGGATAATGCGTTTATGATGATTTGTACCGCTCTGGTGCTTTTCATGACAATTCCCGGCTTGGCGCTGTTTTACGGTGGTCTGATTCGTGGCAAAAACGTTTTGTCCATGTTGACTCAGATTTTTGTAGCGTTTGCGTTGGTCTGTATTCTGTGGGTGATTTACGGTTACAGCGTGGCTTTCAGTACCGGCAGCCCGTTCTTCGGCGGCCTGACTAACTTCATGCTGAACGGCATCACGATCAATTCCCTAAGCGGTACTTTCTACCAGTTTATCCATGTTGCCTATCAGGCTTCTTTCGCCTGCATTACCGTTGGCCTGGTTATTGGTGCCTTGGGTGAGCGCATCCGCTTCTCTGCGGTACTGATTTTCTCCACATTGTGGTTCACGCTGTCCTATCTGCCGATGACCCATATGGTTTGGGGCGGTGGTTATCTGGCTGCTGATGGCGCTCTGGACTTTGCGGGTGGTACCGTTGTACATATCAACGCCGCTGTTGCTGGTTTGGTTGGTGCGTTGTTGCTGGGCAAACGTGTCGGTTTCGGTAAAGAAGCGTTCAAGCCGCATAACTTGCCGATGGTGTTCTTGGGAACTGCGATTCTGTACATCGGTTGGTTTGGCTTTAATGCCGGTTCCGCCGCTGCGGCCAACAATATTGCCGGTCTGGCGTTTTTGACCACGGTAGTTGCGACTGCTGCTGCGATTCTGGCATGGGTTATCGGCGAGTGGGTTGCTCGTGGCAAACCCTCTCTGCTGGGGGCTTGCTCCGGTTGTATTGCCGGGCTGGTTGCCATTACTCCGGCTGCGGGTACTGTTGGGATTGGCGGTGCCATGATTATCGGTTTCGCGGGTGGTTTTGCCGGCCTATGGGGTGTCACCGTGCTGAAAAGATGGCTGCGTGTTGACGATCCTTGCGACGTGTTCGGTGTTCACGGTGTATGCGGTATCGTCGGCTGCTTGCTGACCGGTATTTTTACCTCCGCTTCTTTGGGCGGCATAGGTTATGCCGATGGCGTAACGATGGCGCATCAATTCTGGGTTCAGCTGTTCAGTGTTATCGTCGCCATTGTGTGGTCCGGCGTTGCAGCTTTCATCTCTTTCAAAATTGCTGATATCGCCGTTGGTCTGCGTGTACCTGAAGAACAGGAACGCGAAGGTCTGGACGTCAACAGCCATGGCGAAAATGCTTACAACCAGTAA
- the glnK gene encoding P-II family nitrogen regulator: MKLVTVVIKPFKLEDVREALSSVGIQGLTVTEVKGFGRQKGHAELYRGAEYSVNFLPKVKIDIAIADDQLDEVIDVISKAAYTGKIGDGKIFVAELQRVIRIRTGETDEAAL, translated from the coding sequence ATGAAACTGGTTACTGTCGTAATTAAACCGTTCAAGCTGGAAGATGTGCGTGAAGCGTTATCTTCTGTGGGCATCCAGGGGCTCACCGTCACTGAGGTGAAAGGGTTTGGACGCCAGAAAGGTCATGCTGAATTGTATCGTGGCGCGGAGTATAGCGTTAACTTTCTGCCCAAGGTGAAGATCGACATTGCTATTGCCGACGATCAACTGGACGAAGTTATCGATGTGATTAGCAAAGCTGCTTATACCGGAAAAATTGGCGACGGCAAGATTTTCGTTGCTGAATTGCAGCGTGTCATCCGTATTCGTACCGGTGAAACCGACGAAGCTGCATTATAA
- a CDS encoding SmdB family multidrug efflux ABC transporter permease/ATP-binding protein, protein MTSSRSLWPTLKRLLAYGIPWRKSLGGGVLLLWLAAAAEVSGPALVSYFIDHVIARGEFPVQLALGLAVGYVALQALAALLHYVQALMFNRVAVGVVQQLRTDVMDAALRQPLGVFDTQPVGQLISRVTNDTEVVRDLYVMVVGSVLRSTALIGAMLIAMFSLDWRMALVCMAIFPAVLVVMVIYQRYSTPIVRQVRSYLADINDGFNEAINGMSVIQQFRQQGKFGRVLSQASWSHYEARMQTLRLDGFLLRPLLSLFSAMVLCGLLMLFGFSPVGTVGVGVLYAFINYLGRLNEPLIELTTQQSILQQAVVAGERIFELMDGERQQYGEDARALASGRIGINDVTFSYRAGKPVLSHICLQVPDRGFIALVGHTGSGKSTLANLLMGYYVPDCGDIQLDGRPLSSLSHQVLRQDVAMVQQDPVVLADSMYANVTLGRDISEDGVWHALEAVQLADLVRAMPEGIHSRIGEQGNNLSVGQKQLLALARVLVQTPRILILDEATANIDSGTEQAIQRALRLVRDHTTLVVIAHRLSTIVEADSILVLHHGRTVEHGSHEQLLAQQGRYYQMYQLQQAGQQLVSADLCRTAGMVP, encoded by the coding sequence ATGACGTCTTCCCGTTCATTATGGCCCACGCTGAAACGGTTGTTGGCATACGGTATACCGTGGCGTAAATCGCTTGGCGGGGGCGTGTTGTTGCTGTGGCTCGCGGCGGCGGCCGAGGTCTCTGGGCCTGCGCTGGTCAGTTATTTTATCGACCATGTGATCGCTCGGGGCGAGTTTCCTGTTCAACTGGCGCTCGGGTTGGCGGTAGGGTACGTGGCGCTTCAGGCGCTGGCTGCGCTGCTGCACTATGTACAGGCGCTGATGTTTAATCGGGTGGCGGTTGGTGTTGTGCAGCAATTGCGTACCGATGTGATGGATGCGGCGTTGCGGCAGCCGTTGGGAGTATTTGATACGCAACCCGTAGGGCAGTTGATTTCCCGAGTCACTAACGATACCGAAGTTGTCAGAGACCTGTACGTAATGGTGGTCGGCAGTGTGTTGCGAAGCACCGCGCTGATTGGCGCCATGCTGATAGCCATGTTCAGCCTCGATTGGCGTATGGCACTGGTATGTATGGCAATTTTCCCTGCGGTACTGGTCGTGATGGTGATCTATCAGCGCTACAGTACGCCGATTGTGCGCCAGGTCCGCAGTTATCTCGCTGATATTAATGATGGTTTTAATGAGGCCATTAATGGCATGAGCGTGATTCAGCAGTTCCGCCAACAGGGGAAGTTCGGCCGTGTGTTGAGTCAGGCCAGTTGGTCGCACTACGAGGCGCGAATGCAGACGCTGCGTCTGGATGGTTTTCTGCTCCGTCCGTTGCTTAGCTTGTTTTCCGCCATGGTACTTTGTGGGCTATTGATGTTGTTCGGTTTTAGCCCTGTCGGTACCGTCGGTGTGGGCGTGTTGTATGCGTTTATCAACTACCTTGGCCGTTTGAATGAGCCGCTTATCGAACTGACGACGCAACAGTCGATCCTGCAACAGGCGGTAGTCGCCGGCGAGCGGATCTTTGAGCTGATGGATGGTGAGCGTCAGCAGTACGGCGAAGACGCCAGGGCGCTGGCTAGCGGGCGCATCGGTATTAACGATGTCACGTTCTCCTACCGCGCCGGTAAACCTGTGCTGAGTCATATTTGCTTGCAGGTGCCTGATCGCGGTTTCATTGCATTGGTCGGCCATACCGGCAGCGGCAAGAGTACGTTGGCAAATTTGCTGATGGGGTATTACGTGCCGGACTGTGGTGATATCCAGCTTGACGGTCGGCCGTTGTCTTCGCTTTCCCATCAGGTTCTGCGTCAGGATGTGGCGATGGTTCAACAGGATCCCGTCGTTCTGGCCGATTCGATGTATGCCAATGTGACATTGGGGCGCGATATCAGTGAAGACGGTGTCTGGCACGCATTGGAAGCGGTGCAGTTGGCCGATTTGGTGAGAGCGATGCCTGAGGGAATTCACAGTCGTATTGGCGAACAAGGCAATAATCTGTCGGTTGGCCAGAAGCAATTGTTGGCGTTGGCCCGGGTTTTGGTGCAAACGCCGAGGATTCTGATTCTGGATGAGGCGACTGCGAATATTGATTCCGGTACTGAACAGGCTATCCAACGTGCTCTGCGCCTGGTGCGTGACCATACTACGTTGGTGGTGATCGCGCATCGTCTTTCCACTATCGTCGAGGCCGACAGCATTCTGGTGCTGCATCATGGCCGAACGGTAGAGCACGGCTCACATGAACAACTGCTGGCTCAGCAAGGCCGCTATTACCAGATGTATCAGCTGCAGCAGGCCGGACAACAGTTAGTGAGCGCAGATCTCTGTCGTACAGCAGGCATGGTGCCCTGA
- a CDS encoding SmdA family multidrug ABC transporter permease/ATP-binding protein, whose protein sequence is MRLFVQLGWYFRREWKRYLGAVILLMVIAILQLLPPKLVGVIVDGVTRDNMSASTILRWIGVMLAIAALIYLLRYFWRIWLFGAAYQLAVELRQGFYQQLSRQHPAFYLRHRTGDLIARATNDVDRVVFAAGEGVLTLVDSLVMGCAVLVVMCTQLSWQLTLLALIPMPLMALVIKHYGSQLHQRFKLSQAAFSSLNDQAQESLTSIRMIKAFGLEDYQSRRFAEVAADAGAKNMRVAQVDARFDPTIYIAVAMSNLLAVGGGSWMVIHGSLTLGALTSFVMYLGLMIWPMLALAWMFNIVERGSAAYSRIRHLLSEELVVMDGVWDLPETAGLLTADIRSFHYPQSLPSVLNDVSFTLEPGKTLGLCGPTGSGKSTLLALLLRHFDVAEGKIEYHRLPLPDIRLDVLRSRFAVVGQMPFLFSDTVANNIALGRPGATSLQIEEAARLANVHDDILRLPQGYQTEVGERGVMLSGGQKQRIAIARALLLEAEVLVLDDALSAVDGRTEHQILSNLRQWGHKRTLIISAHRLSALADADEILVLQQGHVAQRGSHQQLSQSTGWYRDMYRYQQLEAALDDVPVEEEVQTA, encoded by the coding sequence GTGAGACTTTTTGTTCAATTGGGATGGTATTTTCGCCGCGAATGGAAGCGTTATCTGGGGGCGGTAATCCTGTTGATGGTGATCGCTATCCTGCAATTGCTGCCGCCGAAATTGGTCGGCGTTATCGTGGATGGCGTAACCCGCGACAATATGTCGGCATCGACGATATTGCGCTGGATAGGCGTGATGCTGGCGATCGCGGCGCTGATTTATTTGCTGCGTTATTTTTGGCGTATCTGGCTTTTCGGCGCGGCCTATCAACTTGCGGTCGAGCTGCGGCAAGGCTTCTATCAACAACTTAGCCGACAACACCCCGCTTTTTATCTGCGTCATCGCACTGGCGACCTTATCGCCCGCGCCACCAATGATGTCGATCGCGTTGTGTTTGCTGCCGGTGAGGGGGTGCTAACGCTGGTGGATTCGTTGGTGATGGGCTGTGCGGTGTTGGTGGTGATGTGTACCCAACTCAGTTGGCAACTGACGCTGCTGGCGCTGATCCCCATGCCGCTGATGGCGTTGGTGATCAAGCATTACGGCTCGCAGTTACATCAGCGTTTCAAGCTATCTCAGGCGGCGTTCTCATCGCTGAATGATCAGGCGCAGGAGAGTTTGACCAGTATCCGCATGATTAAGGCGTTTGGTCTGGAGGACTATCAGTCTCGCCGTTTTGCCGAGGTGGCGGCGGATGCCGGGGCCAAAAACATGCGAGTGGCGCAGGTTGATGCCCGTTTCGATCCGACAATTTACATTGCGGTGGCTATGTCCAATTTGCTGGCCGTGGGCGGAGGCAGTTGGATGGTTATTCACGGTTCTCTGACCTTGGGGGCATTAACCAGTTTTGTGATGTATCTGGGATTGATGATCTGGCCGATGTTGGCGTTGGCGTGGATGTTCAACATCGTTGAACGTGGTAGTGCTGCGTATAGCCGTATTCGTCATCTGTTGTCCGAAGAGTTGGTCGTGATGGATGGCGTGTGGGATCTACCGGAAACAGCCGGCCTGCTGACGGCTGATATCCGTTCATTTCATTACCCGCAAAGCTTGCCGTCGGTGCTCAATGACGTCAGCTTTACATTGGAACCAGGTAAAACCTTGGGGTTATGTGGGCCCACCGGCTCGGGGAAAAGTACCCTGCTGGCGCTGCTGTTGCGTCATTTTGACGTAGCGGAAGGGAAGATTGAATACCACCGCTTGCCGTTGCCCGACATCCGTTTGGATGTACTGCGCAGCCGGTTTGCCGTCGTAGGGCAAATGCCATTTCTTTTTTCAGATACGGTGGCGAACAACATCGCTCTGGGTCGTCCAGGGGCGACGTCGTTGCAGATTGAGGAAGCGGCTCGCCTGGCCAATGTGCATGACGACATTCTGCGTTTGCCTCAGGGGTATCAGACGGAAGTGGGGGAGCGCGGCGTGATGCTTTCCGGCGGGCAAAAACAACGTATAGCGATTGCCCGAGCGTTGCTGCTGGAGGCGGAAGTGCTGGTTTTGGATGATGCGTTATCGGCGGTCGATGGGCGAACCGAGCATCAGATATTGAGTAATCTGCGCCAATGGGGGCACAAACGGACGCTGATTATCAGCGCTCACCGTCTGTCCGCGTTGGCTGATGCCGATGAGATTCTGGTTTTACAGCAAGGCCATGTGGCACAGCGTGGTTCACATCAACAGCTTTCCCAATCGACTGGCTGGTATCGGGATATGTATCGTTACCAGCAACTGGAAGCTGCACTGGATGATGTGCCTGTAGAAGAAGAGGTACAAACAGCATGA
- a CDS encoding Lrp/AsnC family transcriptional regulator — protein sequence MLDKTDRMLLSLLQRDCTLSLQALSEAVNLTSTPCWKRLKRLEEEGYITARVALLDSDKVGLGLTAFVLLKTQHHNSTWYREFSGFVSEMPEVLTFYRMAGEYDYLMQVQVADMKSYDNFYKRLVNGIPGLVDVTSSFAMERIKHTTALPLQV from the coding sequence ATGTTAGATAAAACTGACCGAATGTTGCTCTCTTTGCTGCAACGGGATTGTACGCTGTCGCTGCAGGCGTTGTCGGAAGCGGTGAACCTGACGTCGACGCCTTGTTGGAAGCGCCTAAAACGCTTGGAAGAAGAGGGCTATATCACCGCGCGCGTGGCATTGCTGGATAGTGACAAAGTGGGTTTGGGATTAACGGCGTTCGTGTTGCTGAAAACTCAGCACCATAACAGCACCTGGTATCGTGAGTTTTCCGGCTTCGTTTCGGAGATGCCGGAAGTGCTGACATTTTACCGTATGGCTGGCGAATACGATTACCTGATGCAGGTGCAGGTCGCCGATATGAAGAGTTACGACAATTTTTACAAACGGCTGGTGAATGGCATTCCGGGGTTGGTGGACGTCACCTCCAGCTTTGCCATGGAACGCATCAAGCATACGACGGCGTTACCGCTGCAGGTATAA
- a CDS encoding PLP-dependent cysteine synthase family protein: MTNTWVKNAISAIEADFQRSADTHLIRFTLPAYPGIYFYLKDESTHPSGSLKHRLARSLFLYGLSNGWIKENTTIIEASSGSTAVSEAYFARLLGLPFIAVMPSCTAKRKIEQISFYGGKCHFVEHSDQIYAASEQLARELNGHYMDQFTYAERATDWRGNNNIADSIYRQMEREPFPIPDYLVMSAGTGGTSATLGRYIRYKGLDTRLLVADPENSVFYDYYHQRDRSIMGKCSSRIEGIGRPRVEPSFIPDVIDEMVKVPDAASVATLYWLERILGRKAGPSTGTNVWSMLQVAKSMVAENRQGAIVTLLCDSGDRYLDTYYNHGWVNAHIGDISPYFAQLTAHTTPQNAKEPQPA, from the coding sequence ATGACCAACACCTGGGTAAAAAACGCCATCAGCGCCATAGAAGCTGATTTTCAGCGTTCAGCCGACACGCACCTGATCCGTTTTACGCTGCCGGCATACCCCGGCATCTACTTTTATCTTAAAGACGAAAGCACGCATCCCAGCGGCAGTCTGAAACACCGCCTGGCGCGCTCGCTGTTTCTTTACGGATTGTCCAATGGCTGGATTAAGGAAAATACCACCATTATTGAAGCGTCCTCCGGCAGTACCGCCGTCTCCGAGGCTTATTTCGCCCGTTTACTGGGCTTGCCGTTCATCGCGGTGATGCCGTCCTGCACGGCGAAAAGGAAAATCGAGCAAATCTCCTTCTATGGCGGCAAGTGCCACTTCGTGGAACATTCCGACCAGATCTATGCCGCTTCCGAACAGTTGGCCCGTGAATTAAATGGTCACTACATGGATCAATTCACCTACGCCGAACGCGCAACCGACTGGCGCGGCAATAACAACATTGCCGATAGCATTTACCGCCAGATGGAGCGCGAACCTTTCCCTATTCCTGATTATCTGGTGATGAGCGCCGGAACCGGCGGAACCTCCGCCACCTTAGGACGCTATATCCGCTATAAAGGGCTGGACACCCGTTTGCTGGTGGCAGACCCGGAGAACTCCGTGTTCTACGACTATTACCACCAGCGTGATCGCTCAATCATGGGCAAATGCAGCAGCCGTATCGAAGGAATCGGCCGCCCGCGCGTGGAACCCTCTTTTATCCCCGATGTTATCGATGAAATGGTAAAAGTGCCTGACGCCGCCAGCGTTGCTACCCTCTACTGGCTCGAACGCATTCTGGGGCGCAAGGCAGGCCCATCCACCGGAACCAACGTCTGGAGCATGTTGCAAGTGGCGAAGAGCATGGTTGCCGAGAACAGGCAAGGGGCCATCGTTACGCTGTTGTGCGACAGCGGCGATCGCTATCTCGACACCTATTACAATCACGGTTGGGTAAACGCGCACATCGGCGATATCTCCCCCTACTTTGCCCAACTTACCGCTCATACCACTCCACAGAATGCCAAAGAGCCGCAACCAGCCTGA
- the queC gene encoding 7-cyano-7-deazaguanine synthase QueC produces MSCAVVVFSGGQDSTTCLIQALQQYDEVHCVTFDYGQRHRAEIDAAAELTQRLGARAHKILNVELLNQLAVSSLTRDSIPVPEYDETSEGLPSTFVPGRNILFLTLASIYAYQVGAESVITGVCETDFSGYPDCRDEFVKALNQAVSLGLAREIRFVTPLMWLNKAETWALADYYHQLDTVKHHTLTCYNGIKGEGCGQCAACHLRAQGLTQYQQNRAAVIASLKSKTGLK; encoded by the coding sequence ATGTCATGCGCAGTTGTGGTTTTCAGTGGCGGACAGGACTCCACCACTTGTCTGATTCAGGCTTTACAACAATATGATGAAGTTCATTGCGTCACATTCGACTACGGGCAACGACACCGCGCGGAGATCGATGCGGCAGCTGAGCTGACACAACGTCTGGGGGCCCGTGCCCACAAAATTCTGAATGTCGAGCTACTTAATCAATTGGCAGTCAGCAGCCTTACCCGAGACAGTATCCCGGTTCCTGAATACGACGAAACAAGTGAAGGGCTGCCAAGCACCTTTGTGCCAGGCCGCAATATTCTTTTTCTGACATTGGCATCCATTTACGCTTACCAGGTCGGCGCAGAAAGTGTCATCACCGGTGTATGCGAAACCGATTTTTCCGGCTACCCGGATTGCCGCGACGAGTTTGTCAAAGCGCTCAATCAGGCGGTGTCGTTGGGGCTTGCCAGAGAGATACGTTTCGTCACGCCGCTGATGTGGCTTAACAAAGCAGAAACCTGGGCATTGGCGGATTACTATCATCAGTTAGACACGGTAAAACACCATACGTTGACCTGTTATAACGGCATCAAAGGAGAAGGGTGCGGTCAGTGTGCAGCCTGTCACCTACGCGCCCAAGGGCTTACCCAGTACCAGCAAAACAGAGCAGCCGTCATCGCCTCGCTGAAGAGTAAAACCGGTCTGAAATAA
- a CDS encoding ComEA family DNA-binding protein — MRKSGIKALCLLMGMALGGISPWLQAATPKAEPEKSSVSAAAEHQQGKNAKSALTTDEEEVSINTASAEQLAAALNGVGLKKAQAIVAYREQNGPFTQIEQLQEVPGIGAALVERNQSRIRL, encoded by the coding sequence ATGAGAAAATCTGGAATCAAGGCGCTTTGTTTGCTTATGGGGATGGCGTTGGGTGGGATCTCTCCCTGGTTGCAGGCGGCAACGCCTAAAGCCGAACCGGAGAAATCGTCGGTTAGCGCGGCGGCTGAACATCAACAGGGCAAAAACGCCAAATCAGCCCTTACCACGGATGAAGAAGAAGTAAGTATCAATACGGCAAGTGCGGAACAACTGGCCGCGGCGCTTAACGGCGTCGGTCTGAAGAAGGCTCAGGCGATTGTGGCCTACCGCGAGCAGAATGGCCCTTTTACCCAGATAGAACAACTGCAGGAGGTTCCGGGGATTGGCGCGGCGTTGGTGGAGCGCAACCAGTCGCGCATCAGGCTGTAA
- the ppiD gene encoding peptidylprolyl isomerase — MMDNLRAAANNVVLKVILALIVGSFVLTGVGDYLIRGSGDYAAKVNGQEISRAQLEQAVQNERNRQQEMLGENFSALAANEGYMQQLRKQALSQLIDDTLIDQFARNLGLNISDEQVKQAIFSVPAFQTNNRFDNEKYLAQVQQLGLTPDVYAQLLRKQLVTQQLVRGLGGSNFQLPQEIDNLVAIAAQDRTIRTATIDLDARAKTQTASDDEIQNFYNQNSSRYLAPEQFKVSYIMLDAAAIMDKISVDSAAVSSYYEQHKSEFTQPERRKYSIIQLKNEADAKAVLEQLHKGADFAALAKEKSTDIVSRRNGGDLGWMDGNSTVDEIKQANLQQKGQLSDVVKSSVGYLIVRLDDIQVQRVRSLDEVRGDLGDKVKREKALDEFYAQQQKLSEAASNDNESLVSAEKASGIKARQTDWFTRDNIPAALDFPQVKQAILNGTLTGENGAPGSNSDVINVDGDRAFVLRISEHKPEATQPLDKVRDQVVQAIKRQKAEQQARVDAEKILADLKQGKNDTLTAAGLSFSAPRVMSSVGRGDVMSEAVFSLPHPQKDKVSYGIAQDQVGNIVIVALDNVKARELEAAQKKQFAAQIEQSALATLFDSLIANLHDEAKIKLGDAAQDAQ, encoded by the coding sequence ATGATGGACAATTTACGCGCGGCCGCTAACAACGTCGTGCTTAAAGTTATTCTTGCTTTGATCGTTGGTTCATTTGTATTGACTGGGGTAGGTGACTATCTGATCCGTGGTTCAGGTGATTACGCCGCCAAGGTTAATGGTCAGGAAATCTCCCGCGCGCAGTTGGAACAGGCGGTACAAAATGAACGCAACCGTCAACAGGAGATGTTGGGCGAGAATTTTTCCGCACTGGCTGCGAACGAAGGGTATATGCAGCAGTTGCGCAAACAAGCATTGAGCCAGTTGATCGACGATACGTTAATTGATCAATTCGCCCGTAATCTGGGGCTGAATATCAGTGATGAACAGGTAAAACAGGCTATTTTCTCTGTTCCCGCCTTCCAGACTAATAATCGCTTTGATAACGAAAAATACCTTGCCCAGGTACAGCAATTAGGATTAACGCCGGATGTCTATGCGCAACTGTTGCGCAAACAATTGGTGACGCAACAGTTGGTTCGTGGTCTGGGCGGCAGTAATTTCCAGTTGCCGCAGGAGATCGACAATCTGGTCGCTATAGCAGCGCAGGATCGTACTATCCGTACCGCGACCATTGATTTGGATGCCCGGGCGAAAACCCAGACGGCTTCCGATGATGAAATACAGAATTTCTACAACCAGAACAGCTCGCGCTACCTGGCGCCGGAGCAGTTCAAAGTCAGCTACATCATGCTGGATGCCGCTGCCATCATGGACAAAATCTCGGTAGATAGCGCGGCTGTCAGCAGTTACTACGAGCAGCACAAGAGCGAATTCACTCAGCCGGAGCGTCGTAAATACAGCATTATTCAGTTAAAAAATGAGGCTGATGCTAAAGCCGTACTGGAACAGCTGCATAAAGGTGCGGATTTCGCCGCACTGGCGAAAGAGAAGTCAACGGATATTGTATCCCGTCGCAATGGCGGCGATCTGGGGTGGATGGACGGCAATTCCACCGTTGACGAGATTAAGCAAGCCAATCTACAGCAGAAAGGGCAGTTGTCTGATGTAGTTAAGTCATCTGTGGGGTATCTGATCGTGCGTCTGGACGACATCCAGGTGCAGCGTGTTCGTTCTCTGGATGAGGTACGCGGTGATCTGGGTGATAAGGTTAAACGCGAAAAAGCATTGGACGAGTTTTACGCGCAACAGCAGAAGCTCAGTGAAGCGGCCAGCAATGATAATGAATCGCTGGTTTCGGCGGAAAAAGCTTCTGGCATCAAAGCGCGTCAAACTGACTGGTTCACTCGCGACAATATCCCCGCCGCGCTGGATTTTCCTCAGGTGAAACAGGCGATTCTGAACGGTACCCTGACTGGAGAAAATGGAGCGCCCGGTAGCAACTCGGACGTTATTAATGTGGATGGCGATCGGGCTTTCGTTCTGCGTATCAGCGAACACAAACCGGAAGCTACCCAGCCGTTAGACAAGGTGCGTGACCAAGTTGTTCAGGCGATAAAGCGCCAGAAAGCCGAGCAGCAGGCGCGCGTTGATGCCGAAAAGATTCTGGCTGACCTGAAGCAGGGCAAGAATGACACGCTTACCGCTGCTGGTCTCAGTTTCAGCGCCCCTCGGGTTATGTCTTCCGTCGGTCGCGGCGATGTAATGTCAGAGGCCGTATTCTCTTTACCGCATCCGCAGAAGGACAAGGTGTCCTATGGGATTGCCCAGGATCAAGTCGGCAACATTGTGATCGTGGCGCTGGATAATGTGAAGGCGCGTGAGCTTGAAGCCGCACAGAAGAAGCAATTTGCCGCTCAGATAGAGCAGAGCGCTTTAGCGACGCTGTTTGATTCTCTGATCGCCAATCTGCATGACGAAGCCAAGATAAAACTGGGGGATGCGGCGCAGGACGCGCAATAG
- the hupB gene encoding nucleoid-associated protein HU-beta has protein sequence MNKSQLIDKIAADADISKAAAGRVLDAIIGSVTESLKAGDDVALVGFGTFAVRERSARTGRNPQTGKEISIPAAKVPGFRAGKALKDAVN, from the coding sequence GTGAACAAGTCACAATTGATCGACAAAATTGCCGCCGACGCTGATATTTCCAAGGCGGCTGCAGGACGAGTGTTAGATGCAATTATTGGATCTGTTACTGAATCTCTGAAAGCAGGAGATGATGTTGCTCTGGTTGGTTTCGGTACGTTCGCCGTTCGTGAACGTTCAGCCCGCACCGGTCGTAATCCACAGACCGGGAAAGAGATCAGCATTCCTGCCGCAAAAGTGCCGGGCTTCCGTGCTGGGAAAGCGCTGAAAGACGCTGTGAACTGA